In a genomic window of Leptospira hartskeerlii:
- the rpsL gene encoding 30S ribosomal protein S12 has translation MPTISQLIRHGRKKQVNKSKSPALKSSPQRRGVCTKVTTFTPKKPNSALRKVARVRLTTGIEVTAYIPGEGHNLQEHNVVLIRGGRVKDLPGVRYHIIRGTLDTLGIDKRRKSRSKYGTKKPKA, from the coding sequence ATGCCTACAATTAGCCAACTTATACGTCACGGCAGGAAGAAACAGGTTAACAAATCTAAATCTCCTGCATTAAAAAGTAGCCCGCAACGCCGGGGAGTGTGCACGAAGGTGACTACCTTCACACCAAAAAAACCGAACTCAGCTTTGAGAAAAGTTGCAAGGGTTCGTTTAACAACCGGTATCGAAGTGACCGCTTATATTCCCGGTGAGGGACATAACCTGCAAGAGCACAACGTTGTTCTGATTCGCGGGGGAAGGGTCAAAGACCTTCCAGGGGTTCGTTATCATATTATCCGTGGTACCTTGGATACTCTTGGTATCGATAAACGTCGTAAGAGTCGTTCTAAATATGGAACGAAAAAACCTAAGGCGTAA
- a CDS encoding catalase family protein, with product MGQKLSTLLLFFIILLLSCGGPYVKIPDSAELGKEYTFPEEESIAKRTLELTLTSLKESYKDGALVRRDAHPKHHGCVAATFTVKKDLDPQFTLGVFQPGKSYQSLIRFSNGSQKPKADLEGDIRGIGIKLFDIQGKKILAEEAKETTQDFLLINHPVLPVGAPDEYLALFEAAFAGKPGSYFFGWNPFAWKLGGLSKVRAIRGKKITSPLEIRYWSTTPYAFGEGKAVKYSVKPCSETKSEISDSPAENYLRDTMSKQLKESSACFTFMVQVQKDPKSMPVEDPAIVWDEEISPFYPVADILIPKQEFTNEKMDSLCENVSYTPWHSLQEHKPLGGINRVRKSVYQAISEYRHGQNKTQRKEINKKDIPTKLLP from the coding sequence ATGGGACAAAAACTTTCTACCTTACTTCTCTTCTTCATAATACTTTTGCTTTCCTGCGGAGGGCCATACGTGAAAATTCCGGATTCCGCAGAATTAGGGAAAGAATACACTTTTCCCGAGGAAGAATCTATTGCTAAACGAACTTTGGAACTAACTCTAACTTCTCTTAAGGAATCCTATAAGGATGGAGCTCTAGTAAGAAGGGACGCACATCCAAAACATCACGGTTGTGTGGCCGCAACCTTTACTGTAAAAAAAGATTTAGACCCACAGTTTACATTGGGAGTCTTCCAGCCTGGAAAATCTTACCAAAGTTTAATCCGTTTCTCGAATGGATCTCAAAAGCCGAAAGCAGATCTGGAAGGGGATATTCGAGGGATCGGGATCAAACTTTTTGACATCCAAGGAAAAAAGATCCTAGCTGAAGAAGCGAAAGAAACAACTCAGGATTTTTTACTGATCAATCATCCCGTTCTTCCTGTAGGTGCACCTGATGAATACTTGGCTTTATTTGAGGCTGCGTTTGCAGGTAAACCAGGTTCATACTTTTTCGGTTGGAATCCGTTTGCTTGGAAACTGGGCGGCCTTTCTAAAGTAAGAGCGATCAGAGGTAAAAAAATTACCAGTCCATTAGAAATTCGTTATTGGTCTACAACCCCGTATGCTTTTGGAGAAGGAAAGGCGGTTAAATATTCCGTAAAACCCTGCTCTGAAACTAAATCTGAAATCTCTGATAGTCCTGCCGAAAATTATTTGAGAGACACAATGAGTAAACAACTGAAGGAATCTTCTGCTTGTTTTACTTTTATGGTTCAGGTCCAAAAAGATCCTAAGTCTATGCCTGTAGAAGATCCAGCAATTGTTTGGGACGAAGAGATTTCTCCATTTTATCCCGTAGCGGACATTCTGATCCCCAAGCAGGAGTTTACGAATGAAAAGATGGATTCTCTTTGTGAAAATGTATCATACACTCCTTGGCATTCTCTTCAAGAGCATAAACCTCTAGGCGGGATTAATCGAGTTAGAAAATCCGTTTATCAAGCTATTTCGGAATATAGACACGGACAGAATAAAACTCAGAGAAAGGAGATCAATAAGAAGGATATACCGACTAAGTTGCTTCCTTAG
- the rpoC gene encoding DNA-directed RNA polymerase subunit beta', translated as MRSNNDFESITIRLASPERIKEWSYGEVKKPETINYRTLKPERDGLFCEKIFGTTKDWECYCGKFKSIRYKGVVCDKCGVEVTHSKVRRERMGHIELAAPVSHIWYYRSVPSRMGLLLDMTINQLKSVLYFEKYVIIDPADTGRNRGELIDEEEYHAYLDEYGDKFVAGIGADAIKELLSRIDVDAEARIIRQKIQEKEKISDKRILKRLEVLEAFRDSGNRPEWMVLDVVPVIPPELRPMVQLEGGRFATSDLNDLYRRVINRNNRLKRLLALKAPEIIVRNEKRMLQEAVDALFDNSRRKRTVKGKGNRPLKSISDMLKGKQGRFRQNLLGKRVDYSGRSVIVVGPELKYHEMGLPKKMALELFKPFIMKRLVDLDLAPNIKSAKKKVEAEEKEVFDVLETVVKEHPVMLNRAPTLHRLGIQAFLPVLVEGKAIKLHPLVCHAFNADFDGDQMAIHVPLTPKAQLEVWMLMLSPHNILNPANGHPICGPTQDIVLGIYYLTSEVPSEAGVPLKSFANLDEVTYAIDRGVIEYRTKISVLHQGKILETTPGRLIFNTVLPEGYPYVNRALSDKETNRIIAEVYEKYGPAQTVLMLDDIKKLGYRYATIFSPTISIEDIRVSPGKVTLVGDANKEVERADGEYRKGIITNEERKKKVIEIWTKTNDLITDSMFKELEKDKGGYNPVFIMAASGARGSKQQIRQLAGMRGLMAKPSGEIIELAIRSNFREGLSVLEFFISTHGARKGLADTALKTADAGYLTRRLVDISQDVIVAEDDCGTEECITLGTVKEGENVIVSLSDRVFGRYTSEDIVDPVSESVVYPKGSLITREVGQKLENLGYEKIKVRSPLTCEARWGICIKCYGMDMARLTPAEIGEAVGTIAAQSIGQPGTQLTMRTFHIGGAASAKVQEKEHKVGYRAVVNAINGRTLQTNDRGLIFSRRGSIVVQRLIQQFNSSDLTNLRVENGQKVDKGELVATLASGENVTSDAPGTVKIADGLFRILGEEAVVPVKTSTTLNVKVAQITEPNQALGEFDPFNEIGVTEIEGTAAWVDLEVGKNVRRDEDVKTSNVNYKVIEQRREKLIPRIVVSSGGSKEEYLVPVDAIISVQNGDKVKAGDILFKIPTVAEKTRDITGGLPRVDELFEARRPKDATTLAETDGKIEDNGEIVKEKRVLYIVPDNEELDKVKVTIPIGKQLRVRHGDFVKRGDQMDDGNLDPHDILRVKGVTALQVYLVQEVQEVYRLQGVHINDKHIEVVVRQMMRKVLITDSGDTSFVNQQQVDRFAFLEENKRVIAEGGSPAQCVPILLGLTKASLNTESFFSAASFQETTKVLTDAAIKGKTDNLAGLKENVIIGHMIPAGTGMRKYRDVAVFKETYGDLDRPLEVEEEEIPMAIPEDNEN; from the coding sequence ATGAGATCCAATAACGATTTTGAATCAATAACAATCAGATTAGCGTCTCCGGAAAGGATCAAAGAATGGTCTTACGGAGAAGTAAAGAAGCCTGAGACAATCAACTACCGTACTTTAAAGCCCGAGAGAGACGGTCTTTTCTGCGAGAAAATTTTCGGAACTACTAAGGACTGGGAATGTTACTGCGGAAAGTTCAAGTCCATCCGTTACAAGGGTGTAGTTTGCGATAAGTGTGGTGTTGAGGTAACTCACTCCAAAGTTCGTCGTGAGCGTATGGGTCATATCGAACTAGCTGCGCCGGTCTCTCATATCTGGTACTATCGTTCCGTTCCTTCCAGAATGGGACTTCTCTTGGACATGACTATCAATCAGCTCAAGAGCGTTCTTTATTTCGAAAAATATGTGATCATCGATCCGGCTGATACCGGAAGAAATCGCGGCGAGTTAATCGACGAAGAAGAATATCACGCTTACCTAGACGAATACGGCGACAAGTTTGTTGCCGGTATCGGTGCGGACGCGATCAAAGAACTTCTTTCTCGTATCGATGTTGATGCAGAAGCACGTATCATTCGCCAAAAGATCCAAGAAAAAGAAAAGATCTCCGATAAAAGAATCCTGAAACGTTTGGAAGTATTAGAAGCTTTCCGCGATTCAGGAAACCGTCCTGAATGGATGGTTCTGGATGTGGTTCCGGTCATTCCGCCTGAACTTCGTCCAATGGTTCAGTTAGAAGGTGGACGTTTTGCTACTTCCGACTTGAACGATCTATATCGTCGTGTTATCAACAGGAACAACCGTCTAAAACGCCTTCTTGCGTTAAAAGCTCCTGAGATCATCGTTCGTAACGAAAAACGTATGCTCCAAGAAGCGGTTGACGCGTTATTCGATAATAGCCGCCGCAAACGTACCGTAAAAGGTAAAGGTAACAGACCTTTAAAATCCATTTCAGATATGCTGAAAGGAAAACAAGGACGTTTCCGCCAGAACTTACTCGGTAAACGTGTGGATTACTCCGGTCGTTCCGTGATCGTAGTTGGTCCTGAGCTGAAATACCACGAGATGGGTCTTCCTAAGAAGATGGCTCTCGAACTATTTAAACCTTTCATAATGAAACGTTTGGTGGATCTGGACTTAGCTCCTAACATCAAATCTGCTAAGAAGAAAGTAGAAGCAGAAGAAAAAGAAGTTTTCGACGTTCTGGAAACAGTAGTGAAAGAGCACCCGGTAATGTTAAACCGTGCTCCTACTCTTCACCGTTTAGGGATCCAAGCATTCCTTCCAGTCCTTGTAGAAGGAAAAGCGATCAAACTTCACCCTCTTGTATGTCACGCATTCAACGCTGACTTCGACGGGGACCAGATGGCGATCCACGTTCCACTGACTCCAAAGGCTCAGTTGGAAGTATGGATGCTCATGCTTTCTCCTCATAATATCTTGAACCCTGCAAACGGTCACCCGATCTGCGGACCTACTCAGGATATCGTACTCGGAATTTATTATCTTACTTCGGAAGTTCCTTCCGAGGCGGGAGTTCCTCTTAAATCTTTCGCGAACCTCGACGAGGTTACTTACGCAATCGATAGAGGAGTGATCGAATACAGAACTAAAATTTCCGTTCTACACCAAGGTAAAATTCTGGAGACTACTCCGGGCCGTTTGATCTTCAACACGGTTCTTCCTGAAGGATATCCGTATGTAAACCGTGCGCTTTCCGATAAGGAGACAAACAGAATTATCGCAGAAGTGTATGAGAAATACGGACCGGCACAAACCGTTCTGATGCTAGACGATATTAAAAAATTAGGATATCGTTATGCTACTATCTTTAGCCCGACTATCTCTATCGAAGACATCAGAGTGTCTCCGGGTAAAGTTACTCTTGTTGGCGACGCTAACAAAGAAGTAGAGAGAGCCGACGGAGAATATCGTAAAGGTATTATCACTAACGAAGAACGTAAGAAAAAAGTGATCGAGATCTGGACTAAGACCAATGACCTCATCACCGACTCGATGTTCAAGGAATTGGAAAAAGATAAGGGTGGATATAACCCGGTCTTCATCATGGCTGCGTCCGGCGCTCGTGGATCTAAACAACAGATCCGTCAGTTGGCAGGTATGCGCGGTCTGATGGCGAAGCCTTCCGGAGAGATCATTGAACTTGCAATTCGTTCCAACTTCCGCGAGGGATTGAGCGTTCTTGAATTCTTCATCTCTACTCACGGTGCTCGTAAAGGTCTTGCGGATACCGCGTTAAAAACTGCGGACGCAGGTTACTTGACTCGTCGTTTGGTAGATATTTCTCAAGACGTGATCGTCGCTGAAGATGATTGCGGAACCGAAGAATGTATTACCCTCGGAACTGTAAAAGAAGGTGAGAACGTAATCGTTTCACTTAGCGACCGTGTATTCGGACGTTATACTTCAGAAGACATCGTTGACCCTGTTTCCGAAAGTGTAGTTTATCCTAAAGGATCTTTGATCACTAGAGAAGTAGGGCAGAAGCTTGAAAATCTTGGTTACGAAAAGATCAAGGTTCGTTCTCCTTTAACTTGCGAAGCTCGTTGGGGAATCTGTATTAAATGTTACGGAATGGATATGGCTCGTCTGACTCCAGCTGAGATTGGAGAAGCAGTCGGAACCATCGCGGCTCAGTCCATCGGACAACCTGGAACCCAGTTGACGATGAGAACATTCCACATCGGTGGTGCCGCTTCCGCAAAAGTACAAGAGAAGGAACACAAAGTCGGATACCGCGCAGTCGTTAACGCGATCAACGGTAGAACTTTACAGACGAATGATAGAGGTTTGATCTTCTCTCGTCGTGGATCGATTGTAGTTCAAAGATTGATCCAACAGTTTAATTCTTCCGACTTAACCAACCTTAGAGTTGAGAACGGTCAGAAAGTGGATAAAGGAGAGTTGGTTGCAACTCTTGCTTCCGGTGAGAACGTAACTTCAGACGCACCAGGAACAGTAAAAATCGCAGACGGACTCTTCAGAATTCTGGGAGAAGAAGCGGTTGTTCCTGTAAAAACTTCTACTACTCTGAACGTAAAAGTTGCACAGATCACCGAACCTAACCAAGCATTGGGAGAATTCGACCCGTTCAACGAGATTGGTGTTACCGAAATTGAAGGAACTGCCGCATGGGTGGATCTGGAAGTCGGTAAGAACGTTCGTAGGGACGAGGACGTTAAGACATCTAACGTTAATTATAAAGTCATCGAACAACGTAGGGAAAAATTGATCCCAAGGATCGTGGTATCTTCTGGCGGAAGCAAAGAAGAATATCTGGTTCCAGTGGATGCGATCATCTCCGTCCAAAACGGAGACAAAGTGAAAGCAGGAGATATCCTCTTCAAAATCCCAACTGTTGCAGAAAAAACCCGGGATATTACCGGTGGTCTTCCAAGGGTAGACGAACTTTTCGAAGCTCGTCGTCCTAAAGACGCAACCACTCTTGCAGAAACTGATGGAAAGATTGAAGATAACGGAGAGATCGTAAAAGAAAAACGAGTTCTCTATATCGTTCCTGATAACGAAGAGCTGGATAAAGTAAAAGTAACCATTCCGATCGGAAAACAATTACGTGTTCGTCACGGAGACTTCGTTAAACGCGGAGATCAAATGGACGATGGAAACCTGGATCCACACGATATCTTGAGAGTAAAAGGTGTTACTGCACTCCAAGTGTATCTTGTGCAAGAGGTTCAAGAGGTTTACAGACTACAAGGGGTGCATATCAACGATAAGCATATCGAAGTAGTTGTTCGCCAGATGATGCGTAAGGTTTTAATTACCGATTCCGGAGATACATCTTTTGTTAACCAACAACAAGTAGATCGTTTCGCCTTCTTGGAAGAAAACAAGAGAGTGATAGCTGAAGGAGGATCTCCTGCTCAGTGTGTTCCGATTCTATTAGGTTTAACGAAAGCATCTTTGAATACTGAGTCGTTCTTCTCGGCTGCTTCCTTCCAGGAAACAACTAAGGTGTTAACTGACGCTGCAATCAAAGGAAAAACTGATAACTTAGCGGGACTTAAAGAGAACGTTATTATCGGTCACATGATCCCTGCGGGAACCGGAATGAGAAAATATCGCGACGTCGCGGTGTTCAAAGAAACTTACGGGGATCTAGATCGTCCTCTGGAAGTGGAAGAGGAAGAAATTCCGATGGCCATACCGGAAGACAACGAGAATTAA
- the rpsG gene encoding 30S ribosomal protein S7 yields MSRRRGKVEPRKIQPDSVYGDANIAKFINCLMLDGKKSVAESLFYDALDLIQKKTGNDPYVTFKEALENVKPQVEVKSRRVGGVTYQVPIEVRPERRLALGIRWLIRYSRDRNEKGMANKLAAEFIEAQKGTGAAIKKKEDIRKMADANKAFSHYRW; encoded by the coding sequence ATGTCTAGAAGAAGAGGAAAAGTAGAACCACGCAAAATCCAACCGGATTCGGTTTATGGAGATGCAAACATCGCGAAGTTTATTAACTGCTTGATGTTGGACGGAAAGAAATCCGTAGCAGAATCTTTGTTTTATGACGCTCTGGATCTGATCCAAAAAAAGACCGGAAACGATCCTTACGTTACTTTTAAAGAAGCATTAGAAAACGTTAAACCACAAGTGGAAGTAAAATCCCGTCGCGTGGGTGGTGTGACTTACCAAGTTCCGATCGAAGTTCGCCCGGAAAGACGTTTAGCTCTTGGAATCAGATGGTTGATCCGTTATTCCAGGGACAGAAACGAAAAAGGTATGGCTAACAAACTTGCTGCAGAATTTATCGAGGCTCAAAAAGGCACCGGAGCAGCAATCAAGAAGAAAGAAGATATCCGCAAAATGGCAGATGCTAACAAAGCATTCAGCCACTATCGCTGGTAA